CTCTGACATCTACCCTGTTTATCATgaccccccctttctctcttctgtcaTTACTACAAGCGATTCCATTTTATCTCTTGTGCACCTCCGTGCGTATTGTGGTTTGCCTTTTCACTGCTCTTCTCATTACGTCGTCTAGTACATGTGCGGTGTGCGTCCGCCATTTTCTTTGTAAGTCCTTTGTTTGTGGTTTGCTCTAGGAGGGCCTCATCGAGAGCCCTACACGGCGGCGAATTCTTCCCTGGAttgcacgcatacacgcagGGGCCGCACCGCTGGTGAGTGTTTGAATGCCGCAGGCCCAGTTTCATCTCCAAACATCGAACTCCATGACGACGGCCATGTATTCGATGTCGGTTGCCCGTCGACTGGGAGTAACGGGGACCTGTGCGATGTTTACTGTGACCCTACTGATGCAGCGCTACTATCTACGCCTGTATGGTCAAACCATCTCCGGGGTGCATACCGAGGACGACACGCAGGTGACATGGGAACTATTCCACTGCTTTTTTCAGATCGCACGCATCGCTCTGCCAACGTGGCGTTGCCGTGAGGCCGTCGGCTCCGTCATTTTCATTCTGTTGTTCGCCGTCAAGGCCGTACTACGTGTATGGGTCTCCAAGGCAAATGGCGAGGTGCTGTCCACGATACTGCACGGCGTGCGGTCGGAGCGGTTGCCGCGCTTTGTGAGCAAAGTTATGGTTCGTATTGCACTGGGCCTCGCCACAGGTATGGCGAACGGTGCCATTGAAGGTCTTCGATCGTGGCTGATTGGGTGCTACCGCGAGCGCCTGAGCCGCACCTTTCAGCGGCGCTTCTACAAGCATCTTGTGTACTACCAGGGAACCATGCTGGACAACCGTCTGGAGGCAGCCGACACAGCCATCTCGACTTACTGTGGCGAATTCGCGGAGCATTTTGCGGAGCTGCCCTATTACTTTGTGCTGCCTGGGCTGGGGTGTGTGACGTCTATGGTGGCGCTTGTGGAGCAAGCTGGATTGAAGTCAGCCCTCATCATGAGCAGTATCGCCACCAGCGCTGTGTTGGTACTGCGTTGTCTAACTCCAGCATTAGGCCGTATTCACTCCCAGCTGCTTATGCGCGAGGATGACTACCGCCGCATGCTCACAAACTACCTGAGCAATGTGGAAAGCATAGCCATGCACGCAGCCGGCGAGTACGCGTGTAAACGACTGGACACCTCGCTCGCGATGCTCAAGGAGTCGCTCGATCACATGGCCCTCGCGAAGGGCAACTTCGAGATAATGGAGGCAGCCTTCTCGACCCTCATGAcagtggtggcgcagtgCGTCACCTTTAGTGGGGCGCGTCGCTCGCACTACCACCGGTCGCTCAACGCTGTATACCTCGAAATTCAGCTGATTGAGGATCTCAACTGCAGCGTGAAGGACTTTGTCGTCAACTTTCGCGAGCTCTCGCACTTGACGGAGTTTTCGACGAAGATGGCTGAGTTTGACAACACGCTGAGGAGCATTGCAGCTGGCACCTTCATTTACATGCACCACAACCCCGGCTACGTGTCTCTGCCGGGTTCACCG
This portion of the Leishmania panamensis strain MHOM/PA/94/PSC-1 chromosome 27 sequence genome encodes:
- the GAT3 gene encoding glycosomal transporter (GAT3), putative (TriTrypDB/GeneDB-style sysID: LpmP.27.0460) → MPQAQFHLQTSNSMTTAMYSMSVARRLGVTGTCAMFTVTLLMQRYYLRLYGQTISGVHTEDDTQVTWELFHCFFQIARIALPTWRCREAVGSVIFILLFAVKAVLRVWVSKANGEVLSTILHGVRSERLPRFVSKVMVRIALGLATGMANGAIEGLRSWLIGCYRERLSRTFQRRFYKHLVYYQGTMLDNRLEAADTAISTYCGEFAEHFAELPYYFVLPGLGCVTSMVALVEQAGLKSALIMSSIATSAVLVLRCLTPALGRIHSQLLMREDDYRRMLTNYLSNVESIAMHAAGEYACKRLDTSLAMLKESLDHMALAKGNFEIMEAAFSTLMTVVAQCVTFSGARRSHYHRSLNAVYLEIQLIEDLNCSVKDFVVNFRELSHLTEFSTKMAEFDNTLRSIAAGTFIYMHHNPGYVSLPGSPLVYTQMKNITHAPDAETFPLVKMEDLALESPTGQHLFSGMNVELRSDEDWVILGENGCGKTSLLRMLCGLWLPKSGVLSQDTSVRFFLAPQHSYMAPQCTLYEQICFPDAVEAPTLEIRTLIKEALDLAGAQTVVSIIGGYDSAVMGLDPSNRDESYSWSSLSGGQKERISMARVFFHVLRMDRTKETPVAILDEATSMMDDTEQDVLNHLRRMNVRMISVTHREVVIRHHTNILRIARGGKWSVEKVHNPVKIGERVEAERTTM